The Candidatus Neomarinimicrobiota bacterium DNA window CAGGAGTACATGAAAGCCAAAAAACTCATTACTCTGGCGCCGAAAAGAGACCAAGTTGTTTTGATAATAGGTTTCAATCTCAGACCGCTTAATATTTCCCTTATCCCTTAAGAGAGCATCAAGCTGTTTATCAGCCAACAGTCTACGCCTGTATGTTTCAACCCGATAATTAAAAACCGGATCACGGTGGATCAGGTTCTTCTCCGCTTCCTGAGCCAGGAGGGTTTCTCTGACCCAATTCTCAACCAAAAGAGATTTTTGCAAACTGTCTAAAGCCCGGAATCCCGGAAACATTAATATTAAATCGTCCATTAAAAGACGTTCATGATTAACCTTGGCGATAAGACCATCGTTTTGGTCACTGGAACAAGATAATAACCCCGCAAAAAGCAGGGTTACTATAAGCAAAAAAGTATTTCTCATGCGGAGTTAATGATTAGTTGTTTGCCGCATCATAAAAAGCACGGACAGCAGCATGATTGATCTTAACCGAGTGATCCTTTTTGAGGTCAGCATAAACGGCTTCTGTGCGCTTGTTTCGTAGCTCTCCCACGATCTCAGTTCTTACGCGACCCTTGACCTTACTGTAGGGTTTTGCTCCTTCAGGAATGACCTTCTCGAGCTTTATTATGGAATATCCGTTGCCAAGCTTGACCGGACCAGCGATATCACCGATCTCCAACGAAAAAGCCTCTTTACCCATCAATCCATAGCGACCCTCCTGAAAGGGAGGAAGCTGACCGCGTTTGTCTTTGGTGGCCTTTCTTTCAGTATAACGCCCTGCCAACAGGTCGATCAATTCGCCGGCATCCAGACGTTTTTTCAGATCAACAGCCAGCAAACTGTCTTTGACAAAGATCTCTCGAACCACAACCTTCTTTTTTTCCATGTATTTTTTGGCTTTATTGGTTTCATAAAAAGCCATCAATTCATCATCGCTTGGTTCAAGAGCTTCGTTTATCTCAGAAGCGATAAAGGCATCATAAGCATAGCGCTCAACCAGTTTGTTGATCTTGTCGGAAAAAGCGCTTTCCTGTTCGTATTTTTCACCATAACCGAAATCAAGAATAAGCTTCTGGGTAACCAGTTGATCAAAAATGGTCATTAACTGATTCTCTGATTTAAAACGTGGTTTTTGGCCATCATCCATGGCTTTTAACTCTTCAATGATCCAGTCACCACCCACCGCTTTGCCGTTAAGCTCAAACAAAGGGTCTGAAAAATTCAATTTTTTGAAGACCTCATCCATGGGAGCCTGTTTAAAAGTGGATTTTTCAAATATCAGGAAAAAAGTATGGATGTTTTCAGTGATGAGTTCAAAACCAGCCCCAGCCTTTTGTTTTTCCAGAAAAGCATTGGCGCGCTGACTCAGTTCTTGTCCCTTATCTTTGCGCGCTTGATTTTTCAGAGCGGATTTCTCTTCTTCAAAGGAACCGCGTTCAATCTCACGCTTAGCCTCCAGTTTGATGATATGATAACCAAAGGTCGTTTCAACAACATTGGAAACCTCACCTGGTGCTAAAGCGAAAGCGGCATCCTGAAAAGGTCCCACCATTTTTCCCCAGCCAAACCAGCCCAGGTCACCACCACTGTCTTTTCCAGAAGGATCTTCAGTGAATTCTTTGGCCAGGTCTTCGAACAACTCACCTTTTGAAAGACGATTATTGATCTGACCCATAATGGCCAGCGCTTCAGACTTGCTGCGATCCGAACTTGAGCGTGGCCCGCCCTTGTATTGCACCAATATATGTCTGGCTTTCAATTCGGTACCAGACCGATCATATATCTCACGGAGCAGATCATCATTTATGACAGCACCCAGGATCGCCCGGTCATAGACGTACTGGAGCATTTGGCGACGTTCAGCTTTCATTTTTTTGGACTGAATATCGGGATCATTGTCGAGTCCGCGCTCTAACGCTACGCGTGTGAACAAAGCTTTTTTGACAAATTCATCCACCTTTGAGTCGATGTAGTCGTGGTCTTTGTCAGCAAAACGAACGGCAGGATTATGAGAGGTAAAGTCATCCATGGAGATAGATTCTCCATCTAAGGTGGCCAGAGTATCGCTGTCCATAGTGGAACAAGCAAACAGAAAGACCAGGATCGCCAAGGCGATGAGGGGAAGGGTAAAGCGAGTTTTCATTTGATTAACCTTATGATTATATTAGAGTTAAGTTTTATTTGTATGTTCGGAAAATTTAGCCGGGAGCATCAGGCTTTCCAAGAATATTCTAAGTGAATTCAAAGAGCCGCCAGAACCAGGATCCATTATGAAAAATGTCAACGAACGATTGTTTATTATTTCTACTTTCAGACCGGTTTCACTAAGGGCCCGAGACAAGTCTTTAATGATCTTTCCGCCAGCATGTTCCACATGTTCAGGTAAAAAATCAGCCTGTGCCCGCCCGGATTTAACCACCACGCTTCTTATTCCCAAAGAACGCGCTAAAATCTTGACCAGGGTGGCGTCGATCAGGTTCTGAACCGAACCAGGCAAGCGACCAAAACGCTCCCTGAGTTCACCGCGAAGACTATATATCGCGGCAATATTTTCACCTTCCGCTATGCGACGGTAGAGGGCAATTCTTTCGACTGTATCCTCAATGTATGACCCAGGAAGCTGCATTTCCACATCGACGGTCATGTCGGGAGCCGGGAAAATTACAGCCTCGTCATCCCCAACTTCTTTTAACAACTCCAGGGTCTCTTTCAGGATCCTGGTATAGAGATGATAACCAATATTTGCTATCTGACCGCTTTGTTCGGTTCCAAAGACATTCCCGGAACCACGGATCTCAAGATCACGCATGGCGATCTCATAGCCACCACCATAATGGGCATGTCTTTCCAGTGCATTCAGGCGCTTAATCGCATTAACACTGAGTTTACGGAATCCAGGAGCTAAAAAATAAGCCCAGGCTTTACGATGAGACCGTCCAACGCGTCCCCGTAATTGATAGAGCTGAGAAAGACCCATGGCATCAGCCCTGTTTACGATCAAAGTGTTGGCGTTTGGGATATCAAGCCCGGATTCAACAATGGTCGTAGACAGTAAAACATCAAATT harbors:
- a CDS encoding peptidylprolyl isomerase yields the protein MKTRFTLPLIALAILVFLFACSTMDSDTLATLDGESISMDDFTSHNPAVRFADKDHDYIDSKVDEFVKKALFTRVALERGLDNDPDIQSKKMKAERRQMLQYVYDRAILGAVINDDLLREIYDRSGTELKARHILVQYKGGPRSSSDRSKSEALAIMGQINNRLSKGELFEDLAKEFTEDPSGKDSGGDLGWFGWGKMVGPFQDAAFALAPGEVSNVVETTFGYHIIKLEAKREIERGSFEEEKSALKNQARKDKGQELSQRANAFLEKQKAGAGFELITENIHTFFLIFEKSTFKQAPMDEVFKKLNFSDPLFELNGKAVGGDWIIEELKAMDDGQKPRFKSENQLMTIFDQLVTQKLILDFGYGEKYEQESAFSDKINKLVERYAYDAFIASEINEALEPSDDELMAFYETNKAKKYMEKKKVVVREIFVKDSLLAVDLKKRLDAGELIDLLAGRYTERKATKDKRGQLPPFQEGRYGLMGKEAFSLEIGDIAGPVKLGNGYSIIKLEKVIPEGAKPYSKVKGRVRTEIVGELRNKRTEAVYADLKKDHSVKINHAAVRAFYDAANN